The nucleotide sequence CATCCTCGCGGACTACGCCACGGCTATTCCGCCGGTCTGTCCGTCACTTTCCGTCGTCGGGCCGTCAGCCAACGACAATGATTTCGATCAGACGCTTGGTTGCTCGAACCGCGCCAATCTGGCGCTGACGGTCAATGATGCTCACGACCTGTTCGGCAATCCGGCGGTGCCCGCGGGGGATGGCGAGCGCGCTGCCGTACCGATCGAGCGCTACCGCAGCTTCAACGCCCCGGCTGCGAACGGTCGCCCACCGCCGTCCGCGCCGACGCCGTCGGGCTCGGCGGTCACGCGGTCTACGAGCGGCCAATAGGCCAGCGGCCTCAGCCGGCAAGTCCCGCGGAGAAGATCGCCTTGGCGACGCGGTTGAACAGCCGCGGAGGAACGGCAGCGCCTAATCTCGCCCGACGCATCAAAAGCCTTGCGAGCTCGATGTCCTCGATAAACGGAGTTCCAAGTCCGCGGGCCTCGGCGACGATGCGATCAGCCGCGGCGCGCGATCCGCGGCAGACGACCATGGGTACGCCGGTCTCGCCCGCGACGTAGCGGAGGCCGATTGCAGCGTTTCGGCCCACGACGACGAGCGTGGCCTGTTTGACGCCAAGGCGCGGCTCGGCGGCGCTCTCCCGGCGGAGTCGCTGATGGGCGCTGCGTATCAGCGGGTTGCCCTCGAGCTCCTGCATCTCGCGCTTGGCCTCGGACGGGGTCATGCGCATTTCCCGCAGGAACAGCCAGCGCTGCACGAACAGATCGACGGCGGCTGCGGCAAGGAAGCAGCCGGCCGCGATACCGAGCAGCAGCTTGGCCTCGACGCCGATCACAAAGCTGAAGCAGCCCATGCCGCACGCCGGCAACAGCACCAGCGTCTTCCATGTACCGAGCACCACAAGCAGGAAAACGGCAGCCAACGCGACGGTCTTGAACAGGGTCTTGGCGAGCTCGATCCAGCTCTTCAGCCCAAACATCCGTCCAAGCCCCGTGAACGGGTTGATATGGTCGAGCTTCGGCTTGATCGGCTCGAGTGAAAAGAGCAGGCCGCGGTTGACGATCACGTTGGCGAGCAGGCTTGCGCCCAGCACCAGAGCAACGAGCGGCGCAATCGTGCGGAAACTCGCCACCAGCAGCACCGAGATCAACTGGCGCAGGCCGGAATCGAAATCCGAAGTCTCGATCTGGCTGGCGAAGGTCAGCGCCTGGCGCCAATCCTCCACGATGGTCTCCGACCAGATCCAAAGGTAGAGGATGGCTGCGACGCCGCCAGCCGCGCTGACGAGATCGGCGCTATGGGCAATCTGCCCCTTCTTGCGCGCATCCTCGAGCTTCTTGCTGGAGGCAGGAAGGGTTTTTTCCTCGCCCGAGTCGCTGCTCACTTTACGAAGTTCCCGAGTTCCTGGACGACGTTGCGCGTCGTGGCGATCTCGGTTCGCATATAGTCAAAGAGAAAGGTCGCGTAGATGGCGATGAAGATGGCGAAACCGACGTTCTTGATTGCCGGCGCGAGATCGAACGGCTTGAATTGTGGCGCAAAGCGCCCGATCAGCAGGACGCAAATGTCGATGAGGAGGAGAAAGATGATCGCAGGGCCTCCGAC is from Bradyrhizobium xenonodulans and encodes:
- a CDS encoding EscU/YscU/HrcU family type III secretion system export apparatus switch protein — translated: MSSDSGEEKTLPASSKKLEDARKKGQIAHSADLVSAAGGVAAILYLWIWSETIVEDWRQALTFASQIETSDFDSGLRQLISVLLVASFRTIAPLVALVLGASLLANVIVNRGLLFSLEPIKPKLDHINPFTGLGRMFGLKSWIELAKTLFKTVALAAVFLLVVLGTWKTLVLLPACGMGCFSFVIGVEAKLLLGIAAGCFLAAAAVDLFVQRWLFLREMRMTPSEAKREMQELEGNPLIRSAHQRLRRESAAEPRLGVKQATLVVVGRNAAIGLRYVAGETGVPMVVCRGSRAAADRIVAEARGLGTPFIEDIELARLLMRRARLGAAVPPRLFNRVAKAIFSAGLAG